A genomic region of Strigops habroptila isolate Jane chromosome 20, bStrHab1.2.pri, whole genome shotgun sequence contains the following coding sequences:
- the UHRF1 gene encoding E3 ubiquitin-protein ligase UHRF1 isoform X1 codes for MGGRPPRTGLFRAKLQSPRSAARHRPPAPPRRTGAMWIQVRTMDGKETHRVDSLSKLTKVEGLRLRIHEVFGVEPHRQRLFYRGKQMEDGHSLFDYSVGLNDIVQLLVRQSPAVLPAVSKEKDPELSDTDSGCGSGQSESDKSSHNGEGALELEGQPSTAAQPDWTDPGFGLYKINDLVDARDMNMGAWFEAQVVNVSRKKPASASAESCSDPDQPTAIPEEDVIYHVKYEDYPENGVVQLSSNDVRARARTILKWHQLEVGQVVMVNYNPDEPKERGFWYDAEILQKREMKMIKEINAKILLGDAGDSLNDCRIILVDEIYKIEEPGSACPLTAPPVKRQNGPVCKACKDNPNKTCRICACHICGGKQDPDKQLMCDECDMAFHIYCLNPPLSSIPDDEDWYCPECRNDASEVVLAGEKLKDSKKKQKMASANSSSRRDWGKGMACVGRTKECTIVPSNHYGPIPGIPVGTMWKFRVQVSESGVHRPHVAGIHGRSNDGAYSLVLAGGYEDDIDHGNSFTYTGSGGRDLSGNKRTAEQSCDQKLTNMNRALALNCSAPINDKNGAEAKDWRAGKPVRVVRNVKGGKHSKYAPVEGNRYDGIYKVVKYWPETGKSGFLVWRYLLRRDDEEPAPWTKEGKDRMKKLGLTMQVLFWNILGVTRGNELDG; via the exons ATGGGCGGGCGCCCGCCGCGCACGGGGCTTTTCCGCGCCAAACTCCAAAGCCCGCGGAGCGCAGCGCGGCACCGGCCTCCAGCACCGCCACGCCG CACCGGCGCCATGTGGATCCAGGTACGCACCATGGACGGGAAGGAGACTCACCGCGTGGATTCGCTTTCCAAGCTCACCAAGGTGGAAGGGCTGCGGCTGCGGATACACGAGGTTTTCGGTGTCGAGCCACACCGGCAACGGCTCTTCTACCGCGGCAAGCAG ATGGAAGATGGTCACTCCCTTTTCGATTACAGCGTCGGCCTGAACGATATTGTTCAACTCCTGGTGAGACAAAGCCCCGCGGTGCTTCCCGCTGTTAGCAAGGAAAAGGATCCTGAGCTCTCGGACACAGACTCTGGCTGCGGCTCAGGCCAAAGCGAATCTGACAAAAGCTCTCACAATGGTGAAGGTGCCCTGGAACTGGAGGGACAGCCCAGCACCGCGGCACAGCCCGACTGGACCGACCCGGGCTTCGGCCTCTATAAG ATCAATGACCTGGTCGACGCTCGAGATATGAATATGGGGGCATGGTTTGAAGCCCAGGTTGTAAatgtaagcagaaaaaaacctgcaagtgCATCAGCTGAGAGCTGCTCAGATCCTGACCAGCCGACAGCCATTCCTGAAGAAGACGTAATATATCATGTGAAATATGAAGA TTATCCAGAGAATGGAGTTGTACAGTTGAGTTCCAATGATGTACGGGCTCGTGCACGGACTATTTTGAAGTGGCACCAGCTGGAAGTGGGGCAGGTGGTGATGGTCAACTACAACCCCGACGAGCCGAAGGAGAGAGGGTTTTGGTACGATGCAGAGAtcctgcagaaaagggaaatgaaaatgatCAAGGAGATAAATGCAAAGATATTACTTGG GGATGCTGGTGATTCCTTGAATGACTGCAGAATTATATTAGTGGATGAAATTTATAAAATAGAAGAACCAGGCAGTGCTTGTCCACTTACTGCTCCTCCAGTCAAAC GCCAGAATGGACCTGTGTGTAAAGCTTGTAAGGACAACCCGAACAAGACCTGCAGAATCTGTGCTTGCCATATCTGTGGAGGCAAACAAGATCCAGATAAACAGCTCATGTGTGATGAGTGCGATATGGCTTTCCACATCTACTGCCTCAACCCTCCCCTCAGCAGCATACCAGACGATGAGGACTG GTATTGCCCTGAATGTCGAAATGATGCAAGTGAGGTGGTTTTAGcaggagagaaattaaaagacagtaaaaagaaacaaaagatggCATCTGCTAATTCATCCTCGCGGAGAGACTGGGGCAAG GGCATGGCTTGTGTCGGTCGCACAAAGGAATGTACCATTGTCCCCTCGAACCACTATGGACCAATTCCTGGGATTCCGGTTGGCACCATGTGGAAGTTCAGAGTTCAG GTGAGTGAATCTGGCGTTCACAGGCCCCACGTTGCAGGGATCCACGGCAGGAGTAATGATGGTGCCTATTCCTTGGTTCTGGCAGGGGGCTATGAAGATGACATA GATCATGGAAATTCCTTCACATATACAGGGAGCGGAGGGCGCGATCTTTCTGGGAACAAACGCACAGCGGAACAGTCTTGTGATCAAAAACTCACCAACATGAACAG agctctggCTTTGAACTGCAGTGCCCCCATCAATGATAAAAATGGAGCTGAAGCCAAGGACTGGAGAGCTGGAAAGCCAGTCCGAGTGGTGAGGAATGTGAAAGGTGGCAAACATAGTAAATACGCTCCTGTGGAAGGGAACAGATATGACGGAATATATAAG GTTGTGAAATACTGGCCTGAGACAGGGAAATCTGGATTTTTAGTGTGGCGTTACTTACTTAGGAGGGATGATGAAGAACCTGCTCCTTGGACTAAAGAAGGAAAGGACAGGATGAAAAAGCTTGGCCTAACCATGCAGGTACTCTTTTGGAACATTCTTGGGGTTACCCGGGGCAATGAACTTGATGGATAG
- the UHRF1 gene encoding E3 ubiquitin-protein ligase UHRF1 isoform X2 — protein MWIQVRTMDGKETHRVDSLSKLTKVEGLRLRIHEVFGVEPHRQRLFYRGKQMEDGHSLFDYSVGLNDIVQLLVRQSPAVLPAVSKEKDPELSDTDSGCGSGQSESDKSSHNGEGALELEGQPSTAAQPDWTDPGFGLYKINDLVDARDMNMGAWFEAQVVNVSRKKPASASAESCSDPDQPTAIPEEDVIYHVKYEDYPENGVVQLSSNDVRARARTILKWHQLEVGQVVMVNYNPDEPKERGFWYDAEILQKREMKMIKEINAKILLGDAGDSLNDCRIILVDEIYKIEEPGSACPLTAPPVKRQNGPVCKACKDNPNKTCRICACHICGGKQDPDKQLMCDECDMAFHIYCLNPPLSSIPDDEDWYCPECRNDASEVVLAGEKLKDSKKKQKMASANSSSRRDWGKGMACVGRTKECTIVPSNHYGPIPGIPVGTMWKFRVQVSESGVHRPHVAGIHGRSNDGAYSLVLAGGYEDDIDHGNSFTYTGSGGRDLSGNKRTAEQSCDQKLTNMNRALALNCSAPINDKNGAEAKDWRAGKPVRVVRNVKGGKHSKYAPVEGNRYDGIYKVVKYWPETGKSGFLVWRYLLRRDDEEPAPWTKEGKDRMKKLGLTMQVLFWNILGVTRGNELDG, from the exons ATGTGGATCCAGGTACGCACCATGGACGGGAAGGAGACTCACCGCGTGGATTCGCTTTCCAAGCTCACCAAGGTGGAAGGGCTGCGGCTGCGGATACACGAGGTTTTCGGTGTCGAGCCACACCGGCAACGGCTCTTCTACCGCGGCAAGCAG ATGGAAGATGGTCACTCCCTTTTCGATTACAGCGTCGGCCTGAACGATATTGTTCAACTCCTGGTGAGACAAAGCCCCGCGGTGCTTCCCGCTGTTAGCAAGGAAAAGGATCCTGAGCTCTCGGACACAGACTCTGGCTGCGGCTCAGGCCAAAGCGAATCTGACAAAAGCTCTCACAATGGTGAAGGTGCCCTGGAACTGGAGGGACAGCCCAGCACCGCGGCACAGCCCGACTGGACCGACCCGGGCTTCGGCCTCTATAAG ATCAATGACCTGGTCGACGCTCGAGATATGAATATGGGGGCATGGTTTGAAGCCCAGGTTGTAAatgtaagcagaaaaaaacctgcaagtgCATCAGCTGAGAGCTGCTCAGATCCTGACCAGCCGACAGCCATTCCTGAAGAAGACGTAATATATCATGTGAAATATGAAGA TTATCCAGAGAATGGAGTTGTACAGTTGAGTTCCAATGATGTACGGGCTCGTGCACGGACTATTTTGAAGTGGCACCAGCTGGAAGTGGGGCAGGTGGTGATGGTCAACTACAACCCCGACGAGCCGAAGGAGAGAGGGTTTTGGTACGATGCAGAGAtcctgcagaaaagggaaatgaaaatgatCAAGGAGATAAATGCAAAGATATTACTTGG GGATGCTGGTGATTCCTTGAATGACTGCAGAATTATATTAGTGGATGAAATTTATAAAATAGAAGAACCAGGCAGTGCTTGTCCACTTACTGCTCCTCCAGTCAAAC GCCAGAATGGACCTGTGTGTAAAGCTTGTAAGGACAACCCGAACAAGACCTGCAGAATCTGTGCTTGCCATATCTGTGGAGGCAAACAAGATCCAGATAAACAGCTCATGTGTGATGAGTGCGATATGGCTTTCCACATCTACTGCCTCAACCCTCCCCTCAGCAGCATACCAGACGATGAGGACTG GTATTGCCCTGAATGTCGAAATGATGCAAGTGAGGTGGTTTTAGcaggagagaaattaaaagacagtaaaaagaaacaaaagatggCATCTGCTAATTCATCCTCGCGGAGAGACTGGGGCAAG GGCATGGCTTGTGTCGGTCGCACAAAGGAATGTACCATTGTCCCCTCGAACCACTATGGACCAATTCCTGGGATTCCGGTTGGCACCATGTGGAAGTTCAGAGTTCAG GTGAGTGAATCTGGCGTTCACAGGCCCCACGTTGCAGGGATCCACGGCAGGAGTAATGATGGTGCCTATTCCTTGGTTCTGGCAGGGGGCTATGAAGATGACATA GATCATGGAAATTCCTTCACATATACAGGGAGCGGAGGGCGCGATCTTTCTGGGAACAAACGCACAGCGGAACAGTCTTGTGATCAAAAACTCACCAACATGAACAG agctctggCTTTGAACTGCAGTGCCCCCATCAATGATAAAAATGGAGCTGAAGCCAAGGACTGGAGAGCTGGAAAGCCAGTCCGAGTGGTGAGGAATGTGAAAGGTGGCAAACATAGTAAATACGCTCCTGTGGAAGGGAACAGATATGACGGAATATATAAG GTTGTGAAATACTGGCCTGAGACAGGGAAATCTGGATTTTTAGTGTGGCGTTACTTACTTAGGAGGGATGATGAAGAACCTGCTCCTTGGACTAAAGAAGGAAAGGACAGGATGAAAAAGCTTGGCCTAACCATGCAGGTACTCTTTTGGAACATTCTTGGGGTTACCCGGGGCAATGAACTTGATGGATAG
- the UHRF1 gene encoding E3 ubiquitin-protein ligase UHRF1 isoform X3 gives MMEDGHSLFDYSVGLNDIVQLLVRQSPAVLPAVSKEKDPELSDTDSGCGSGQSESDKSSHNGEGALELEGQPSTAAQPDWTDPGFGLYKINDLVDARDMNMGAWFEAQVVNVSRKKPASASAESCSDPDQPTAIPEEDVIYHVKYEDYPENGVVQLSSNDVRARARTILKWHQLEVGQVVMVNYNPDEPKERGFWYDAEILQKREMKMIKEINAKILLGDAGDSLNDCRIILVDEIYKIEEPGSACPLTAPPVKRQNGPVCKACKDNPNKTCRICACHICGGKQDPDKQLMCDECDMAFHIYCLNPPLSSIPDDEDWYCPECRNDASEVVLAGEKLKDSKKKQKMASANSSSRRDWGKGMACVGRTKECTIVPSNHYGPIPGIPVGTMWKFRVQVSESGVHRPHVAGIHGRSNDGAYSLVLAGGYEDDIDHGNSFTYTGSGGRDLSGNKRTAEQSCDQKLTNMNRALALNCSAPINDKNGAEAKDWRAGKPVRVVRNVKGGKHSKYAPVEGNRYDGIYKVVKYWPETGKSGFLVWRYLLRRDDEEPAPWTKEGKDRMKKLGLTMQVLFWNILGVTRGNELDG, from the exons ATG ATGGAAGATGGTCACTCCCTTTTCGATTACAGCGTCGGCCTGAACGATATTGTTCAACTCCTGGTGAGACAAAGCCCCGCGGTGCTTCCCGCTGTTAGCAAGGAAAAGGATCCTGAGCTCTCGGACACAGACTCTGGCTGCGGCTCAGGCCAAAGCGAATCTGACAAAAGCTCTCACAATGGTGAAGGTGCCCTGGAACTGGAGGGACAGCCCAGCACCGCGGCACAGCCCGACTGGACCGACCCGGGCTTCGGCCTCTATAAG ATCAATGACCTGGTCGACGCTCGAGATATGAATATGGGGGCATGGTTTGAAGCCCAGGTTGTAAatgtaagcagaaaaaaacctgcaagtgCATCAGCTGAGAGCTGCTCAGATCCTGACCAGCCGACAGCCATTCCTGAAGAAGACGTAATATATCATGTGAAATATGAAGA TTATCCAGAGAATGGAGTTGTACAGTTGAGTTCCAATGATGTACGGGCTCGTGCACGGACTATTTTGAAGTGGCACCAGCTGGAAGTGGGGCAGGTGGTGATGGTCAACTACAACCCCGACGAGCCGAAGGAGAGAGGGTTTTGGTACGATGCAGAGAtcctgcagaaaagggaaatgaaaatgatCAAGGAGATAAATGCAAAGATATTACTTGG GGATGCTGGTGATTCCTTGAATGACTGCAGAATTATATTAGTGGATGAAATTTATAAAATAGAAGAACCAGGCAGTGCTTGTCCACTTACTGCTCCTCCAGTCAAAC GCCAGAATGGACCTGTGTGTAAAGCTTGTAAGGACAACCCGAACAAGACCTGCAGAATCTGTGCTTGCCATATCTGTGGAGGCAAACAAGATCCAGATAAACAGCTCATGTGTGATGAGTGCGATATGGCTTTCCACATCTACTGCCTCAACCCTCCCCTCAGCAGCATACCAGACGATGAGGACTG GTATTGCCCTGAATGTCGAAATGATGCAAGTGAGGTGGTTTTAGcaggagagaaattaaaagacagtaaaaagaaacaaaagatggCATCTGCTAATTCATCCTCGCGGAGAGACTGGGGCAAG GGCATGGCTTGTGTCGGTCGCACAAAGGAATGTACCATTGTCCCCTCGAACCACTATGGACCAATTCCTGGGATTCCGGTTGGCACCATGTGGAAGTTCAGAGTTCAG GTGAGTGAATCTGGCGTTCACAGGCCCCACGTTGCAGGGATCCACGGCAGGAGTAATGATGGTGCCTATTCCTTGGTTCTGGCAGGGGGCTATGAAGATGACATA GATCATGGAAATTCCTTCACATATACAGGGAGCGGAGGGCGCGATCTTTCTGGGAACAAACGCACAGCGGAACAGTCTTGTGATCAAAAACTCACCAACATGAACAG agctctggCTTTGAACTGCAGTGCCCCCATCAATGATAAAAATGGAGCTGAAGCCAAGGACTGGAGAGCTGGAAAGCCAGTCCGAGTGGTGAGGAATGTGAAAGGTGGCAAACATAGTAAATACGCTCCTGTGGAAGGGAACAGATATGACGGAATATATAAG GTTGTGAAATACTGGCCTGAGACAGGGAAATCTGGATTTTTAGTGTGGCGTTACTTACTTAGGAGGGATGATGAAGAACCTGCTCCTTGGACTAAAGAAGGAAAGGACAGGATGAAAAAGCTTGGCCTAACCATGCAGGTACTCTTTTGGAACATTCTTGGGGTTACCCGGGGCAATGAACTTGATGGATAG